The Candidatus Peregrinibacteria bacterium region AAAATATGTAAGACTCAGAGATTGTGGTGGGAAAAAAGCTAAGGAAGAGCAGAAAGGAAACAATAATCCCGATATGAATAATCATCCTGATTATGTTGTCACATGTCCGCAGGTAGCGAAACTTCTCAGGGAAATAAGTATTGATTTTAATGAACAGCTGCATGCGATGGGACTTCCAGAGAAATTTAGCGTTCGCATTGTGGTTGGGTCTCTTACCCGTGACGCTGAATATCAAAAGAAGGTAAATTCATCCACAACAAATTCTGCTCATAGTTATGGTATTGGAGTAGATCTCGCGATGGAAAGATTTGACATAATCAATACGGAAACAGGAGAGTTTTATGATCTCGCAGGAGATCCATTTGAGGCGAATAGAAATTCAGATCCACAGAGAACCTTGCGAGATGTGAATAAAAGTTTACACGATATTGTAGGGGCATGCTTTCAACATGTTCTTGGAGGAGTTCTTCTGGAAAAACAAAAATCAGAAGATCTCCTCTTTTATGTGCATAGTAATCATTTTCATTTTTCAGCGAGAGATCTCACGAGCTCTGTTTCATCTCAAGATCTTAAGGGGATTCTGACAGAAGAGTAGAGAGGTGAGGAAAATCCACTTTTTATTTGGTATATTCCGAAAAATTATTTTGCCTTTCCCCCAAAAATTTGCTCATGAAGACTTACACATTTCGTATTCTCACAAAACCGGAAGAAGAAGGCGGATATCATGGCTTTGTTCCATTTGTACATATATTCATTATTCTGTATCATTTAATACAGAATATGTGATATAATGAGCGCATGAAAAAAATCGAAGCAATTCAAATATTGCAAAATTCGAGAAAGAATCTTTTCAGTCTTTCTGATCTGAAGAAGCTCATGAGCATTGAGGAGGATAATACCGCCTATCATCAAGCGATGGGTCTCATAAAAGCTGGAGTTTTAGAAAGAGTGGTAAAAGGAATGTATCTCTTGTCATCAAGAGTTCCTTCAGATTTTGAAGTGGCGAATTGCATATATACACCTTCGTATATTTCACTCGAATCTGCTCTGAATTATTACGGGATTCTGATTCAAACTCCTCAACAAATTCTTTCGATCACCACAAATATCACCAAGCAAATATATACAGGAAGAAAATGTTTTTCTTTTCGACATCTCAATGCGAAATATTTCACTGACTATCAAAAAGTCGACAATTTTCTCATTGCTACTCCAGAAAAAGCGCTTATTGATAGCATGTTTTTTGTTGCCCTCGGCAGAGGATCACTTTTCTTAGAGGAACTCCTTTTGGACAAAATTGATGTGAAAAGAGTGAAAGAGCTGGCTTCGAAGATAGAAAATACAGCATTTATAAAATATTTTAAAACTGTAAAATTATGATTTCTCAAAACCAAATACGGGAATTTTCGAAAAGATACGCCATTGATGAATTCACTATCATTCGCGAATACTTGCAAGTTGTTTTTTTAAGCGCTCTCTATAGCATGAAGAAAAGTCAGAAAATTTATTTTAAAGGCGGAACCGCAATACGTCTCCTCTTCAATGCTGGACGTTTTTCCGAAGACCTCGACTTCACAACAAATCTCACCATTGCAGAACTCAATACGCTCATCAAAAATGTCCTGAGAAAGGTTCTTTTCATCATTCCTGACACCTCCCTGAAGAAAGTGAAGAAAGGGAACAAATCATATTCCGGAATTCTGAGCTATACGCCGAAAGACGCAAAATATCCCCTGAGTCTCCATCTTGAATTCTCCATCAGAGAAATTCCTGAGACGTCGGAAGAACACGTCCTTCAAACTGACTTTCCCATTCCTTCAGGAGCGATTATCAAACACTTGAGCTTCACGGAGATTTTAGCGGAAAAAATTAGAGCGCTTATGCTTCGATCAAAAGGTCGAGATATGTATGATCTTTGGTTTCTGCTTTCGAAAGGCGTGGAGCTTGACCTCAAAATGGTCAATCGAAAAATGAAATTTTATCATATCGAATTCTCCGCAGAAGATATTCTCGAGAGAATTCAGAAATTTGATGAAAAACAGTTGAAAAATGACCTTCAAAAATTTCTGAGAGTACACGATCGAAATTTAATTCCTCATCTGAAAGAATTGATCCTACAACAAATGTATTCTCGACAAGAGTTTAGCATTGCTCTGAGCGAGAATATTGCCTATAACAAAATTCCAATGAGTTTTTCTTCACTGACGAAAACAAAGCGCCTCCCACACACCTTTGATGAAGCTAAAACTTTTGAGATACAAAGACAGGATGAAAATACACTGATGGTCAGGGTGATTCAGAACGGAAAGAAAAAAGATAAAGGTGACATCCTCATTCAAGCACTAAACAGAAATGGAGTTCGAGAACTGGGTATTATTGAAAAAAATAGTGGCGACCTCATTGGCATACCCTATGCCAAATTTATTCAGAAAATTTTCAGGATGAAATTTTCATAGGGTTTGATTACATCGCATGCTTCCCATCACTTTTTATTTGGTATATTCCGAAAAATTATTTTGCCTTCTTCATCGAAATTTGCTATACTAGATTCATCAAGACGAAAGGGATTCCGAACGGTTCATTGCCTAAGGATACCCTTTCTTTTTTTGTGTCCACGAAATTTTCCTTCTCGTTCCTTCATCCTCCAAAAAGGAGAAGAATTTTGCGTGAAGCGAGCGATACAAGGACGAAGCAAAATGTTTATTCGGAAAAAGTATCTTTTGAAACCGCCCTTCTGCAATCAAAAAGTCAACGAGCATTCGAAAGTCTCCATCTCCAGAAACGAGAACAATCTTTCCAAAGTGTTCTTTTTTGTAGAGTTTTCTCATAATTTCAAAAACAATTTCTGTGTCCACATTTCCCTTCTTCTCTCCGCGCATTGCCAGAGTATGTTTTCGAAATTCAAGAATGAATCCGGCTTCTTGAATGTTTCGGTAGAGCGA contains the following coding sequences:
- a CDS encoding nucleotidyl transferase AbiEii/AbiGii toxin family protein, which gives rise to MISQNQIREFSKRYAIDEFTIIREYLQVVFLSALYSMKKSQKIYFKGGTAIRLLFNAGRFSEDLDFTTNLTIAELNTLIKNVLRKVLFIIPDTSLKKVKKGNKSYSGILSYTPKDAKYPLSLHLEFSIREIPETSEEHVLQTDFPIPSGAIIKHLSFTEILAEKIRALMLRSKGRDMYDLWFLLSKGVELDLKMVNRKMKFYHIEFSAEDILERIQKFDEKQLKNDLQKFLRVHDRNLIPHLKELILQQMYSRQEFSIALSENIAYNKIPMSFSSLTKTKRLPHTFDEAKTFEIQRQDENTLMVRVIQNGKKKDKGDILIQALNRNGVRELGIIEKNSGDLIGIPYAKFIQKIFRMKFS
- a CDS encoding NYN domain-containing protein; its protein translation is MTKISEKNYAFIDGQNLHMGTLSSEVPWKIDLQRFRVYLAEKYNVTKAYYYLGFTHTDYNSLYRNIQEAGFILEFRKHTLAMRGEKKGNVDTEIVFEIMRKLYKKEHFGKIVLVSGDGDFRMLVDFLIAEGRFQKILFPNKHFASSLYRSLHAKFFSFLEDEGTRRKISWTQKKKGYP